A stretch of the Notamacropus eugenii isolate mMacEug1 chromosome 2, mMacEug1.pri_v2, whole genome shotgun sequence genome encodes the following:
- the MUS81 gene encoding crossover junction endonuclease MUS81 isoform X1: MAAPAPRLGRKRPLPACANPLFVRWLREWRDEAAGRGLRTRFVYQKALRSLLRYPLPLRSGKEAKILRHFGDALCRMLDQRLEQHQEAGRGLGELRVSELPQVGFSTPPEDAVPSQSGPGQPKAGGRSSYRPPRHSAARALLLILYREQLDPKSPGFLTKEELLRRCEQEAPRVALSSSTQPWPSLRSLLHRNLIQKSQQPARYSLTPEGLELSQKLAEAEGLGEPFASLQPRSSQSPGREAGHRPQDAVAQLGTRTTAVELPLELGPGEYRILLCVDVSETIGSSHQPKILKELQRLGVPHDVRKLHVGDFVWVAQETRPRVPTRPIELVLDHVVERKRLDDLCGSIIDGRFREQKFRLKRCGLSHRVYLVEEHGSAHSLSLPESTLLQAVTNTQVIDGFFVKRTADLKESAAYLALLTRALQKLYEGQTLRNRRWGDEGDPGAGTPPCSLFTFSDFNEGAMKNKAQSVREVFARQLMQVRGVSGEKAAALLEKYNTPARLLAAYDACASPQEQEKLLSSIKCGRLQRNLGPALSRALCQLYCTPGPLP; the protein is encoded by the exons ATGGCCGCGCCCGCGCCCCGCCTGGGCCGGAAGCGGCCGCTGCCCGCCTGCGCCAACCCGCTTTTCGTGCGCTGGCTCCGCGAGTGGCGGGACGAGGCGGCCGGCCGGGGCTTGCGGACGCGCTTCGTCTATCAGAAG GCCCTGCGCTCCCTGCTGCGCTACCCCCTGCCCCTGAGGAGCGGGAAGGAAGCCAAGATCCTGCGGCACTTTGGGGATGCGCTGTGCCGGATGCTGGACCAGAGGCTGGAGCAGCACCAGGAGGCCGGCCGGG GTCTAGGCGAGCTGCGGGTCTCTGAACTTCCCCAGGTGGGGTTCAGCACACCCCCAGAGGATGCAGTCCCTTCTCAGTCG GGCCCAGGCCAGCCCAAGGCTGGTGGCCGCAGCAGCTACAGGCCACCCCGACACTCAGCTGCCCGGGCTTTGCTGCTGATTCTCTACAGGGAGCAGCTG GATCCCAAAAGCCCAGGGTTCCTGACCAAGGAGGAGCTTCTGAGGAGGTGTGAGCAGGAAGCACCCAGG GTGGCCCTCAGCAGCAGCACCCAGCCCTGGCCATCCCTGCGTTCTCTCCTTCACAGAAATCTCATCCAGAAGAGCCAGCAGCCAGCCAG GTACTCGCTGACCCCGGAGGGGCTGGAGCTGTCCCAGAAGCTGGCAGAAGCCGAAGGTCTGGGAGAACCATTTGCCAGCCTACAGCCGAGATCCAGCCAATCCCCTGGGAGGGAGGCAGGACACAGGCCCCAAGATGCAGTGGCTCAGCT AGGCACCAGGACCACGGCTGTGGAGCTGCCCCTCGAGCTGGGGCCAGGGGAGTACAGGATCCTCTTGTGTGTGGATGTCAGCGAGACCATAGG GAGCAGCCATCAACCAAAGATTCTGAAGGAGCTGCAGCGCTTGGGGGTCCCTCATGATGTCCGAAAGCTACATGTTGGGGACTTTGTTTGGGTGGCTCAGGAGACCAGGCCAAGGGTCCCGA CCCGGCCCATCGAGCTTGTCCTGGACCACGTGGTAGAACGGAAGCGTCTGGACGACCTTTGTGGCAGCATCATCGATGGGCGCTTTCGGGAGCAGAAG TTCCGCTTAAAACGCTGTGGCCTCAGCCACAGGGTGTACCTGGTAGAGGAGCATGGCTCTGCCCATAGCCTCAGCCTTCCCGAGAGCACCTTGCTACAGGCGGTTACCAACACACAG GTGATTGATGGTTTCTTTGTGAAACGCACAGCGGACCTGAAGGAATCAGCTGCCTACCTGGCCCTGCTCACCCGAGCTCTGCAGAAGCTCTATGAG ggTCAGACTCTTCGGAACAGACGCTGGGGGGATGAGGGagaccctggggctgggaccccACCCTGCTCCCTCTTCACCTTCAGCGACTTCAACGAAGGTGCTATGAAAAATAAG GCCCAGTCCGTGAGAGAGGTCTTTGCCCGGCAGCTGATGCAGGTGCGAGGCGTGAGCGGGGAGAAGGCCGCCGCTCTGCTGGAGAAGTACAACACCCCTGCTCG CCTGCTGGCTGCCTATGATGCCTGTGCCAGTCCCCAAGAGCAGGAGAAGCTGCTGAGCTCCATCAAGTGTGGGCGCCTGCAGAG gAACTTGGGTCCGGCCCTAAGCCGTGCCCTGTGCCAGCTTTATTGTACCCCTGGACCACTGCCCTGA
- the MUS81 gene encoding crossover junction endonuclease MUS81 isoform X2, with protein sequence MLDQRLEQHQEAGRGLGELRVSELPQVGFSTPPEDAVPSQSGPGQPKAGGRSSYRPPRHSAARALLLILYREQLDPKSPGFLTKEELLRRCEQEAPRVALSSSTQPWPSLRSLLHRNLIQKSQQPARYSLTPEGLELSQKLAEAEGLGEPFASLQPRSSQSPGREAGHRPQDAVAQLGTRTTAVELPLELGPGEYRILLCVDVSETIGSSHQPKILKELQRLGVPHDVRKLHVGDFVWVAQETRPRVPTRPIELVLDHVVERKRLDDLCGSIIDGRFREQKFRLKRCGLSHRVYLVEEHGSAHSLSLPESTLLQAVTNTQVIDGFFVKRTADLKESAAYLALLTRALQKLYEGQTLRNRRWGDEGDPGAGTPPCSLFTFSDFNEGAMKNKAQSVREVFARQLMQVRGVSGEKAAALLEKYNTPARLLAAYDACASPQEQEKLLSSIKCGRLQRNLGPALSRALCQLYCTPGPLP encoded by the exons ATGCTGGACCAGAGGCTGGAGCAGCACCAGGAGGCCGGCCGGG GTCTAGGCGAGCTGCGGGTCTCTGAACTTCCCCAGGTGGGGTTCAGCACACCCCCAGAGGATGCAGTCCCTTCTCAGTCG GGCCCAGGCCAGCCCAAGGCTGGTGGCCGCAGCAGCTACAGGCCACCCCGACACTCAGCTGCCCGGGCTTTGCTGCTGATTCTCTACAGGGAGCAGCTG GATCCCAAAAGCCCAGGGTTCCTGACCAAGGAGGAGCTTCTGAGGAGGTGTGAGCAGGAAGCACCCAGG GTGGCCCTCAGCAGCAGCACCCAGCCCTGGCCATCCCTGCGTTCTCTCCTTCACAGAAATCTCATCCAGAAGAGCCAGCAGCCAGCCAG GTACTCGCTGACCCCGGAGGGGCTGGAGCTGTCCCAGAAGCTGGCAGAAGCCGAAGGTCTGGGAGAACCATTTGCCAGCCTACAGCCGAGATCCAGCCAATCCCCTGGGAGGGAGGCAGGACACAGGCCCCAAGATGCAGTGGCTCAGCT AGGCACCAGGACCACGGCTGTGGAGCTGCCCCTCGAGCTGGGGCCAGGGGAGTACAGGATCCTCTTGTGTGTGGATGTCAGCGAGACCATAGG GAGCAGCCATCAACCAAAGATTCTGAAGGAGCTGCAGCGCTTGGGGGTCCCTCATGATGTCCGAAAGCTACATGTTGGGGACTTTGTTTGGGTGGCTCAGGAGACCAGGCCAAGGGTCCCGA CCCGGCCCATCGAGCTTGTCCTGGACCACGTGGTAGAACGGAAGCGTCTGGACGACCTTTGTGGCAGCATCATCGATGGGCGCTTTCGGGAGCAGAAG TTCCGCTTAAAACGCTGTGGCCTCAGCCACAGGGTGTACCTGGTAGAGGAGCATGGCTCTGCCCATAGCCTCAGCCTTCCCGAGAGCACCTTGCTACAGGCGGTTACCAACACACAG GTGATTGATGGTTTCTTTGTGAAACGCACAGCGGACCTGAAGGAATCAGCTGCCTACCTGGCCCTGCTCACCCGAGCTCTGCAGAAGCTCTATGAG ggTCAGACTCTTCGGAACAGACGCTGGGGGGATGAGGGagaccctggggctgggaccccACCCTGCTCCCTCTTCACCTTCAGCGACTTCAACGAAGGTGCTATGAAAAATAAG GCCCAGTCCGTGAGAGAGGTCTTTGCCCGGCAGCTGATGCAGGTGCGAGGCGTGAGCGGGGAGAAGGCCGCCGCTCTGCTGGAGAAGTACAACACCCCTGCTCG CCTGCTGGCTGCCTATGATGCCTGTGCCAGTCCCCAAGAGCAGGAGAAGCTGCTGAGCTCCATCAAGTGTGGGCGCCTGCAGAG gAACTTGGGTCCGGCCCTAAGCCGTGCCCTGTGCCAGCTTTATTGTACCCCTGGACCACTGCCCTGA